A region of Sugiyamaella lignohabitans strain CBS 10342 chromosome A, complete sequence DNA encodes the following proteins:
- the PRR1 gene encoding serine/threonine protein kinase PRR1, protein MPVEELLSLDDPAHYKRPLATLTDLGLSRKIDPENPQLVTRCGSEDYVPPELLMGQPYDGRQTDSWALGVLLYAVMEGRLPFDPPKNVGGGRSRGRTAHRIARVEWSWIAFKNDPPQEKLPYSEEWVGGMEIVEGCLQKRDLRLRAVDIAEMPWVKKAVCELERSDLLPVSDIFVDGD, encoded by the coding sequence ATGCCAGTTGAAGAACTGCTGTCGCTGGACGACCCAGCACACTATAAACGGCCTCTGGCTACCTTGACAGATCTCGGTCTGTCGAGAAAGATCGATCCCGAGAACCCTCAACTTGTGACGAGATGTGGGTCGGAAGACTACGTACCGCCAGAGCTGCTGATGGGCCAGCCATATGACGGGAGACAGACAGACTCATGGGCTCTTGGAGTGCTGCTTTACGCTGTAATGGAAGGACGCCTGCCTTTTGACCCGCCGAAGAACGTGGGTGGAGGACGGTCGCGAGGACGGACCGCGCATAGAATCGCCCGTGTCGAGTGGTCGTGGATCGCGTTTAAAAACGATCCACCCCAGGAGAAGCTGCCATACAGCGAGGAATGGGTCGGCGGAATGGAAATTGTTGAGGGGTGTCTACAAAAGCGAGACCTCCGTTTGCGAGCAGTGGATATAGCCGAGATGCCCTGGGTCAAAAAAGCAGTCTGCGAACTCGAACGCAGCGATTTATTGCCCGTCAGCGACATCTTCGTTGACGGTGACTAA
- the YTH1 gene encoding Yth1p (Essential RNA-binding component of cleavage and polyadenylation factor; contains five zinc fingers; required for pre-mRNA 3'-end processing and polyadenylation; relocalizes to the cytosol in response to hypoxia; GO_component: GO:0005829 - cytosol [Evidence IDA] [PMID 22932476]; GO_component: GO:0005847 - mRNA cleavage and polyadenylation specificity factor complex [Evidence IDA] [PMID 12819204]; GO_component: GO:0005634 - nucleus [Evidence IEA,IEA]; GO_component: GO:0005634 - nucleus [Evidence IDA] [PMID 22932476]; GO_function: GO:0003723 - RNA binding [Evidence IEA]; GO_function: GO:0003723 - RNA binding [Evidence IDA] [PMID 9224719]; GO_function: GO:0046872 - metal ion binding [Evidence IEA,IEA]; GO_process: GO:0006379 - mRNA cleavage [Evidence IMP] [PMID 10899131]; GO_process: GO:0006379 - mRNA cleavage [Evidence IDA,TAS] [PMID 11344258]; GO_process: GO:0006378 - mRNA polyadenylation [Evidence IMP] [PMID 10899131]; GO_process: GO:0006378 - mRNA polyadenylation [Evidence IDA,TAS] [PMID 11344258]; GO_process: GO:0006397 - mRNA processing [Evidence IEA]) has translation MAELLERSSRLPPEAWLPSQRMIRSVTNRLFRNGYCTQSPDCLYLHIDPQSKIPPCPNYDRGFCRLGPECPRRHVTRVFCPKYLTGFCPEGPTCSMGHPRFVGITDDMRIAKEYDPLPSWKRQ, from the coding sequence ATGGCAGAACtcctcgagcgaagctcgaggttgccgccggaggcatggctGCCATCACAGAGAATGATCAGATCAGTTACTAACAGGCTTTTCAGAAATGGATACTGTACACAATCACCCGATTGTCTCTATCTTCATATTGATCCACAGAGCAAGATCCCGCCATGTCCTAATTACGACCGTGGTTTCTGTAGACTGGGTCCCGAGTGTCCTCGAAGGCACGTTACCAGGGTTTTCTGTCCTAAATACCTGACAGGATTCTGTCCCGAAGGTCCTACTTGTAGTATGGGCCATCCACGATTTGTGGGTATTACGGACGACATGCGGATTGCTAAAGAATACGACCCACTGCCGAGCTGGAAACGGCAGTGA